In Deltaproteobacteria bacterium, one DNA window encodes the following:
- a CDS encoding dihydrofolate reductase — protein MIVSQIAAQSSNRVIGIHNNLPWNIPEDLSYFKEKTKEKIIIMGRKTFESLPKMLPKRFHIVISRNPKLEKKENILWVNSLESALDQAKKLIPPWPEEIFIIGGGEIFLQALPCTQRIYLTQIHKEYDGDAFFPEFDKNIFKMVSKIKGSSSKLDNQSLQFDYLVFEK, from the coding sequence ATGATCGTTTCTCAAATTGCAGCCCAAAGCTCAAATCGTGTCATAGGTATTCATAATAACCTTCCATGGAATATCCCAGAAGATTTAAGTTATTTTAAAGAGAAAACTAAAGAAAAAATTATTATCATGGGTAGAAAAACATTTGAATCATTGCCAAAAATGCTACCTAAAAGATTTCATATTGTTATCAGTCGCAATCCCAAGCTGGAAAAGAAAGAAAATATTTTGTGGGTTAACTCGTTAGAATCAGCTCTTGATCAGGCCAAAAAACTAATTCCGCCATGGCCAGAGGAGATCTTTATCATTGGCGGAGGGGAAATATTTCTCCAGGCACTACCTTGCACCCAACGAATATACTTAACTCAAATCCATAAGGAGTATGATGGGGATGCTTTCTTTCCAGAATTTGATAAGAATATTTTTAAAATGGTCTCAAAAATCAAGGGGAGCTCTTCAAAACTAGACAATCAATCACTTCAATTTGACTATCTAGTTTTCGAAAAATAA
- a CDS encoding cell division protein FtsL, whose product MKSKQDEIKPFFSLAIVILTLFFVAFMQMEERRLGYQIYYLAKKVKKVEQERRLREIELAKITMPSHLMQVAKSKLTLKRPELNQIIHVAGPMKVYSSKKRIEFEN is encoded by the coding sequence ATGAAATCTAAGCAAGATGAGATAAAGCCTTTTTTTAGTTTGGCCATTGTTATTTTGACTCTTTTTTTTGTGGCATTTATGCAGATGGAAGAGCGTCGACTTGGATATCAAATTTACTATTTAGCTAAAAAAGTTAAAAAGGTTGAACAAGAAAGAAGACTTCGAGAAATTGAGTTAGCAAAAATCACCATGCCATCTCATTTAATGCAAGTTGCAAAAAGTAAATTGACATTAAAAAGACCTGAACTGAATCAAATTATCCATGTGGCTGGTCCTATGAAAGTTTATTCAAGTAAAAAAAGGATTGAATTTGAAAACTAG
- a CDS encoding YkgJ family cysteine cluster protein produces the protein MKIDIDRPSTWKKFKTSTQCESCFAGCCTMPVEVKIEDLIRLDLTDKDEVENLGIKRVTKKLIKEKKIIYFREATGLFMLMQKANKDCIFLDLKSRKCTVYSKRPDVCRNFPDEGPRPGFCPQELKKI, from the coding sequence ATGAAAATAGATATAGATAGACCTTCAACTTGGAAAAAATTTAAGACGAGCACTCAATGTGAATCTTGTTTTGCAGGTTGTTGTACCATGCCTGTTGAAGTTAAGATTGAAGATCTGATTCGACTCGACCTAACTGATAAAGACGAGGTGGAGAATTTAGGTATTAAGCGAGTCACTAAAAAATTGATTAAAGAAAAAAAAATTATTTATTTTCGTGAAGCTACGGGTTTATTCATGCTTATGCAAAAGGCTAATAAAGATTGTATTTTTTTGGATTTAAAATCTAGAAAATGTACGGTGTATTCAAAAAGACCGGATGTTTGTCGAAATTTTCCAGACGAAGGCCCTCGTCCTGGTTTTTGTCCACAGGAGTTAAAAAAAATTTAA
- a CDS encoding signal peptidase II, with protein sequence MKKHEWLIVLVPLVVCWIIDRFTKIWANSIEGIISYGYLNFVLHHNHGAMLGLFSDLPKVLRIVSLSTGGAFLLCIYVIIQYLLPIKSLLLRTGLSILIGGILGNVADRIIWGYVVDFIVIGTPSLSSPAFNIADAVQWVGYGMIVTAIIKEGEILWPEINSRRKYWVNPSFQIKYCLVLLGVGVGLTLISLVFSYTYLRVSISELVGGNIFLINKFISPFVITFLIISVGFCAILFTVGKIISHRIAGPLYAFERFLDDTLEGKDVRLKLRAGDEFKHLEEISMQIKVQLLQLKSQTMRNVANLEDNKIISDDY encoded by the coding sequence ATGAAGAAACATGAATGGTTAATCGTCTTAGTCCCACTTGTTGTTTGCTGGATAATTGATAGATTTACAAAAATATGGGCAAATAGTATTGAAGGAATTATTTCCTATGGGTATTTAAATTTTGTACTTCATCATAATCATGGTGCCATGTTAGGATTGTTTTCTGATTTACCTAAAGTCTTAAGGATTGTTTCACTATCAACGGGCGGTGCCTTTTTACTCTGCATTTATGTCATCATTCAATATCTACTACCAATAAAGTCCCTGCTGTTACGAACAGGATTGTCTATTTTAATAGGTGGCATTCTTGGTAATGTTGCCGATCGTATCATATGGGGTTATGTTGTAGACTTTATTGTTATCGGCACTCCTTCCTTATCTAGCCCCGCTTTTAATATAGCAGATGCAGTTCAATGGGTTGGGTACGGCATGATTGTAACAGCTATCATAAAGGAAGGCGAAATTCTTTGGCCTGAAATTAACTCAAGAAGAAAATATTGGGTTAATCCAAGTTTCCAAATTAAATATTGTCTTGTGCTATTAGGAGTTGGCGTTGGTTTAACCTTGATTAGCTTGGTTTTCTCTTATACTTACCTGCGAGTTTCAATTTCAGAATTAGTCGGAGGAAACATTTTTTTAATTAATAAGTTCATCTCGCCCTTTGTAATTACTTTTCTTATTATTTCTGTAGGATTTTGCGCCATTCTTTTCACTGTGGGTAAAATTATTTCGCATCGAATAGCAGGACCTTTATATGCCTTTGAAAGATTTTTAGATGACACCCTTGAAGGAAAAGATGTCCGTTTGAAGCTACGAGCTGGGGATGAATTCAAACATCTTGAAGAAATCTCAATGCAAATCAAAGTTCAACTTTTACAGCTTAAAAGTCAGACGATGCGAAATGTAGCTAACTTGGAAGATAACAAAATTATCTCTGATGATTATTAA
- a CDS encoding class I SAM-dependent rRNA methyltransferase, translated as MISLKLKANQEYRYKQYHPWGFIDDFEKIPDSISANQVIEVRDSKNQFISRGYANLKSQIFYRALTFDSREFIEAKQKFIEAKVFNCWKERKALGYQSSCRICFSENDYLPGLIIDYFQVSDSQVFTIQILTMGMNNLLTDMMGFVKEIVKLSLEHKISNISWEKTGIVVRNDSKIREKEGLMVTVPQVLKEVQGINLKDCQIILDHFFLEKKFSISTNLNEGQKTGFFLDQSYNLLRTAELFKNYLVFHKPEKIKVLDVCCYLGQWSVYMGLILKELNIEAEFVLLDISQDAINKAKTNLDRYGIKHSALIMDVLEKDFDFNKNEFDLIIVDPPAFVKNKKSLPTGKHAYQKLNSKVIPFLKERGLLVSCSCSGLLSMEDFRICLQKAFTKAYVKAKCVAQGGHAPDHPFLLSFPEGYYLKMLLHVL; from the coding sequence ATGATCAGTTTAAAACTCAAAGCAAACCAAGAATACAGATATAAACAGTATCATCCGTGGGGTTTTATCGATGATTTTGAAAAAATTCCTGACAGCATTTCTGCAAATCAAGTCATTGAAGTAAGAGACTCAAAGAATCAATTTATTTCAAGAGGCTATGCAAATCTTAAATCACAAATTTTTTACCGAGCTCTTACCTTTGATTCCAGAGAGTTCATTGAAGCAAAGCAAAAATTCATTGAAGCAAAAGTATTTAATTGTTGGAAAGAAAGAAAAGCTTTGGGGTATCAATCTAGCTGTAGGATATGTTTTAGCGAGAATGATTACCTGCCAGGTTTAATTATTGATTATTTTCAAGTTTCAGATTCTCAAGTTTTTACAATACAAATTCTCACCATGGGGATGAATAACTTATTAACTGATATGATGGGTTTCGTAAAAGAAATTGTTAAGTTATCTCTTGAACATAAAATTTCAAATATTTCCTGGGAGAAAACGGGCATCGTAGTCAGAAATGACTCTAAAATAAGAGAAAAAGAAGGCTTGATGGTGACGGTTCCTCAAGTTTTAAAGGAAGTTCAAGGCATTAATCTCAAAGATTGTCAGATTATTTTAGACCATTTCTTTTTAGAAAAAAAATTTTCAATCTCGACGAATTTGAATGAAGGGCAAAAGACAGGTTTTTTTCTTGACCAAAGTTATAATTTGCTGAGAACTGCTGAACTATTTAAAAATTATTTAGTTTTTCATAAACCCGAAAAAATTAAAGTTTTAGATGTTTGTTGTTACCTGGGGCAATGGTCTGTTTACATGGGACTTATTCTTAAGGAGCTAAACATTGAAGCGGAATTTGTTTTGTTAGACATTTCTCAGGATGCTATTAACAAGGCTAAAACTAATTTAGATAGATATGGGATAAAACATTCTGCGCTGATAATGGATGTTTTAGAGAAAGACTTTGATTTTAATAAAAATGAGTTTGATTTGATTATTGTCGATCCGCCCGCATTCGTTAAAAACAAAAAGAGTCTTCCTACAGGAAAGCATGCCTATCAAAAATTAAATTCTAAAGTGATTCCGTTTCTCAAAGAGCGCGGACTCTTAGTTTCTTGTTCTTGTTCGGGTTTGTTATCAATGGAAGATTTTAGGATTTGCTTACAGAAGGCCTTTACTAAAGCCTATGTAAAGGCTAAATGTGTCGCCCAAGGTGGGCATGCGCCTGATCACCCATTTTTGCTTTCGTTTCCTGAAGGGTATTATTTAAAAATGTTACTTCATGTCTTGTAA
- a CDS encoding lytic transglycosylase domain-containing protein, with translation MIDMKIFLFFALAGSINVYGEEDTPVTHDPIAGINEVVGSREWKAPRYEYAVNPLGYESTSFKTPKGFESRVEFWKKIYTEYSTQQGVIHDSEDVGVIYKEVNFTDIEQNSELSLNQKDKKKQKRVENFKKEILEKNSKLKMSDLRFQLGQSDRIQKAIYISGRYIEDFEEVFRLNNLPLELVRLVFVESSFNVLARSKVGASGLWQIMPSNAKPYKMISHTVDKRNHPIKATKLAAKILKNNFMMLGDWALAVTGYNHGPTGVLKMTRKYKTRNLVELVDNVNSRKSFGFASKNFYASFLAILEVEKNASRYFKNITWSKKLDGENLKLQQPVSYQNFHSWFDLNSQHLQLYNPHLTKAVTSSKNDIPAGTWVMIPEKNYLLALSDMAKRKRKPAHERIAKER, from the coding sequence ATGATAGACATGAAAATTTTCTTATTTTTCGCTCTTGCTGGTTCAATTAACGTTTATGGAGAAGAGGATACTCCGGTAACCCATGACCCTATAGCAGGTATAAATGAAGTTGTCGGATCTAGAGAGTGGAAAGCACCAAGGTATGAATATGCTGTGAACCCTTTGGGATACGAATCAACTTCTTTTAAGACCCCGAAAGGGTTTGAATCAAGAGTGGAATTTTGGAAAAAAATTTACACAGAGTATTCTACTCAACAGGGTGTTATTCACGACAGTGAAGATGTAGGAGTGATCTATAAGGAAGTAAACTTTACTGATATAGAACAAAACTCAGAGTTGTCACTCAATCAAAAGGATAAGAAAAAACAAAAACGAGTTGAAAATTTTAAGAAGGAAATTCTGGAAAAGAATTCTAAATTAAAAATGTCAGACTTACGATTTCAGTTGGGGCAAAGCGATAGGATTCAAAAGGCAATATACATATCAGGACGGTATATCGAAGATTTTGAAGAAGTCTTCAGATTAAATAACCTGCCATTGGAATTAGTCAGATTGGTGTTCGTTGAAAGTTCATTTAATGTTTTGGCGAGATCAAAAGTAGGTGCCAGTGGTCTTTGGCAAATCATGCCTTCCAATGCAAAACCATATAAAATGATTTCACATACTGTTGATAAAAGAAATCATCCAATCAAGGCAACGAAATTAGCCGCTAAGATATTGAAAAATAATTTTATGATGCTTGGGGATTGGGCGCTTGCGGTAACTGGTTATAATCATGGTCCTACAGGTGTTTTAAAAATGACTAGAAAATATAAAACCAGAAATTTGGTGGAATTAGTTGATAATGTAAACTCAAGAAAAAGTTTTGGTTTTGCGTCTAAAAATTTCTATGCCAGTTTCTTAGCCATTTTAGAGGTTGAAAAAAATGCTTCTAGATATTTTAAAAACATTACTTGGTCGAAAAAACTAGATGGGGAAAATTTAAAGTTACAACAGCCCGTTAGTTATCAAAATTTTCATAGTTGGTTTGATTTAAACTCTCAACATTTGCAATTATATAATCCGCATTTAACCAAAGCGGTGACATCAAGTAAAAATGATATCCCAGCTGGCACTTGGGTCATGATACCAGAAAAAAACTACTTACTGGCTCTTTCAGATATGGCTAAAAGAAAACGAAAACCAGCTCATGAAAGGATAGCTAAGGAAAGATGA
- the hpt gene encoding hypoxanthine phosphoribosyltransferase, with protein sequence MNLKINPFISAEKIQSRIDELGKELTKKFKDKHVVAICVLKGSFLFYSDLIRKIDTDISCEFFGVSSYHGASSSGEVKVTLDLTRPIENKHVLLVEDIVDTGLTMNYLKNSILSRKPASLTTVALLEKPEALKVPCTLDHVGFQITNEFVVGYGLDYEGHYRNLPFIGQVQNFQ encoded by the coding sequence ATGAATTTAAAAATTAATCCTTTTATTTCCGCCGAAAAAATTCAGTCTCGAATTGATGAGCTTGGCAAAGAACTTACAAAAAAATTTAAAGACAAGCACGTCGTTGCGATTTGCGTTCTTAAGGGTTCCTTTCTTTTTTACTCTGATCTAATCAGAAAAATAGATACTGATATTTCTTGTGAGTTTTTTGGAGTTTCTAGCTATCATGGCGCTTCTTCTTCTGGCGAAGTCAAAGTCACTCTTGATTTGACTCGTCCTATAGAAAATAAACACGTCTTATTAGTAGAAGATATTGTCGACACGGGCTTAACGATGAATTATTTAAAAAACTCTATTCTGTCAAGAAAGCCAGCAAGTTTAACCACTGTAGCGCTTTTAGAAAAACCCGAAGCTTTAAAAGTTCCATGCACGTTGGACCATGTAGGATTTCAAATCACAAATGAATTTGTTGTCGGCTATGGCCTCGATTATGAGGGTCATTACAGAAATTTACCCTTTATCGGCCAAGTTCAAAATTTTCAATAA
- a CDS encoding MFS transporter, giving the protein MILKSLSFSLLEFAINGIEVFLRLYLLIFYTERVGLDHYYVGIALGVSILVDAFLDPIIGSFVDDYKVKHKQRYHIIAYGIFFWGISFFAIFNPPHFSNEYLDFSYLLVASLIFNISYSFVTIPYSSSVADISKDSQERLKLIGWRSAIGNLGSFIGIGLPGIFLIFDSANAYRYSSISFVLILTGCFLLTFLTLKKHNKPNIELKSAKISFEKLYKGMKEPFVILFMSAFFIANLGLTINYSLAIYFYKLRLKFTEEEIQIVLGCFLICASLFVPFWTYLSKKYNKLYLSIYSLMLMGIVNCFVYVYLPEKNLILTVFFASIVGGFLISVAFLLESVLTDFIIFKENQMHQEKMSFYYSLWKMNNKISRGVALTLTGFVLELVNIKSQVPGEKYDSLAYAFGPGVGIFFILACLVLLVIPKRYFHLLK; this is encoded by the coding sequence ATGATATTAAAAAGTTTAAGTTTTTCATTATTAGAGTTTGCGATAAATGGAATTGAAGTTTTCTTAAGACTTTATCTGCTTATTTTTTACACAGAAAGGGTTGGCTTAGATCATTATTATGTTGGAATAGCCTTGGGGGTATCCATATTAGTCGATGCTTTTTTAGATCCAATAATTGGAAGTTTTGTGGATGACTATAAAGTTAAACACAAACAGAGGTATCACATAATTGCCTATGGTATTTTCTTTTGGGGGATCAGTTTTTTTGCTATTTTTAATCCTCCTCATTTTTCTAATGAGTATTTGGATTTTTCATACTTACTAGTGGCTTCATTAATTTTTAATATTTCCTATTCTTTTGTAACAATACCGTATTCATCTTCTGTAGCAGATATTTCTAAAGACTCTCAAGAGCGATTAAAGTTAATCGGTTGGCGGTCAGCAATTGGTAACTTAGGTTCTTTTATTGGCATTGGATTGCCTGGTATTTTTTTAATTTTTGATTCAGCCAATGCCTATAGGTATTCGAGTATTTCTTTTGTACTCATTTTGACCGGATGTTTTTTGCTTACCTTTCTCACTTTAAAGAAACATAATAAGCCAAACATTGAATTGAAATCTGCCAAAATTAGTTTTGAAAAGTTATATAAAGGAATGAAAGAACCTTTCGTGATTTTATTTATGAGTGCATTTTTTATCGCTAATTTAGGGCTCACCATTAATTACTCGTTAGCTATTTATTTTTATAAACTAAGGCTTAAATTCACGGAAGAAGAGATTCAAATAGTATTAGGTTGTTTTTTAATTTGTGCCTCATTGTTTGTGCCATTTTGGACTTATTTATCAAAAAAATATAATAAACTTTATTTATCGATTTATTCACTCATGTTAATGGGAATAGTAAATTGTTTTGTTTATGTTTACTTACCAGAAAAAAATCTAATATTAACAGTTTTTTTTGCTTCTATTGTGGGGGGATTTTTAATAAGTGTAGCATTTCTTTTAGAGTCAGTTCTTACCGATTTTATCATTTTTAAAGAGAATCAGATGCATCAGGAAAAAATGAGTTTTTATTATAGTTTATGGAAAATGAATAATAAAATTTCTCGAGGAGTGGCCTTAACTTTAACTGGATTTGTTCTAGAGCTAGTTAATATTAAGTCTCAAGTTCCTGGTGAAAAATATGATAGTTTAGCCTATGCTTTTGGGCCGGGAGTAGGAATTTTCTTTATTTTGGCTTGCTTGGTCTTGTTAGTAATCCCTAAGAGGTACTTTCATCTTTTAAAATGA
- a CDS encoding thymidylate synthase yields MRAYLELLDDVLKNGTPKSDRTGTGTQSLFGYQMRFNLQNGFPLLTTKKLHTRSIFYELLWFLRGDTNIHFLKENKVTIWDDWADKEGNLGPVYGKQWRSWEAADGRKIDQISQVISQIKTSPDSRRHLVVAFNPGEIDKMALPPCHAFFQFYVANHKLSCQLYQRSADIFLGVPFNIASYALLTHMIAQVCDLEVGDFVHTLGDAHLYLNHVEQAKLQLTRVPKNLPVLKLNPQIKNIFDFKYEDIQILNYESYPTIKADISV; encoded by the coding sequence ATGCGCGCCTACTTAGAATTACTTGATGATGTTCTTAAAAATGGCACACCAAAATCCGACAGAACAGGAACTGGAACACAAAGTCTATTTGGATACCAAATGAGATTTAATCTACAAAATGGATTTCCCTTGTTAACGACAAAAAAACTTCATACTCGGTCGATATTTTATGAGCTTCTTTGGTTTTTAAGAGGAGATACCAACATCCATTTTTTGAAGGAAAATAAAGTAACCATCTGGGATGATTGGGCTGACAAAGAAGGGAACCTTGGGCCTGTATACGGAAAACAATGGCGTTCTTGGGAGGCCGCGGACGGAAGAAAAATAGATCAAATTTCCCAGGTTATCTCTCAAATCAAAACCAGTCCAGACTCAAGAAGACATCTCGTCGTTGCTTTTAATCCAGGTGAAATTGATAAAATGGCCTTACCTCCCTGCCATGCATTTTTTCAATTTTATGTAGCTAATCATAAACTATCATGTCAGCTCTATCAAAGAAGCGCTGATATTTTCTTGGGAGTTCCCTTTAATATAGCTAGTTATGCTCTCCTAACCCACATGATAGCTCAAGTTTGTGACCTTGAAGTTGGTGATTTTGTTCATACCCTTGGCGATGCTCATCTTTATCTCAATCATGTAGAACAAGCTAAACTTCAACTCACAAGAGTTCCAAAGAACTTGCCTGTCCTCAAATTAAACCCCCAAATCAAAAATATTTTTGATTTTAAATATGAAGACATTCAAATTCTTAATTATGAAAGTTATCCAACAATTAAGGCAGATATCAGCGTATGA
- the rsmH gene encoding 16S rRNA (cytosine(1402)-N(4))-methyltransferase RsmH, whose amino-acid sequence MSHIPVLLNEIKSTFQPFVGFSRPLYLDGTFGRGGHYKELKLLIPQLQTIAFDQDPEAIKYANKYFAKEIDSGELQIIHDNFINFQKYGIEKIDMILLDLGVSSPQLDQPERGFSFYHQGPLDMRMNNSAGLTAADIIQNESEKELITLFQQLGEVRSPYRVVKAIMHDRESKPFLNTKDLSGLIERVDGWRRKGFHPATQYFMALRLAVNKELQVIKEVVPLLMEHLNSGGRMAVISFHSLEDRIIKNLFKDSLEKGSPLFKKVIQPSREEEVSNPRSRSSKLRIFVKN is encoded by the coding sequence ATGAGCCATATTCCTGTTTTATTGAATGAAATTAAGTCGACCTTTCAACCTTTTGTTGGTTTTTCAAGACCGCTGTACTTAGATGGTACATTCGGGAGAGGTGGCCATTATAAGGAATTGAAGCTTTTAATTCCTCAGCTTCAAACGATTGCTTTTGATCAGGATCCAGAAGCCATCAAATATGCGAACAAATATTTTGCAAAAGAGATTGATTCGGGAGAATTGCAGATTATCCATGATAACTTTATCAACTTTCAAAAGTACGGAATAGAAAAAATAGATATGATACTTTTAGACTTAGGAGTCAGCTCACCTCAGCTAGATCAACCCGAGAGAGGATTTAGTTTTTATCATCAGGGCCCTCTGGATATGAGAATGAATAACTCAGCTGGTTTAACAGCTGCAGACATTATTCAAAATGAGTCGGAAAAAGAACTCATTACTCTTTTTCAACAACTGGGTGAGGTAAGGAGTCCTTATAGGGTTGTGAAGGCGATCATGCATGATAGGGAATCAAAGCCATTTCTAAACACAAAGGACCTGTCGGGCCTTATTGAGCGGGTCGATGGTTGGAGAAGGAAAGGCTTTCATCCGGCAACTCAATACTTTATGGCCTTAAGGCTAGCTGTTAATAAGGAACTTCAAGTAATCAAAGAAGTAGTTCCACTTTTAATGGAACATCTGAATTCGGGAGGGAGAATGGCCGTCATCTCCTTTCACTCCTTAGAAGACCGAATTATAAAAAATCTATTTAAAGATTCGTTAGAAAAAGGGAGTCCTTTATTTAAAAAAGTGATTCAGCCGTCTCGAGAAGAAGAAGTATCAAATCCAAGAAGTCGTAGTAGTAAGTTAAGAATATTTGTTAAGAATTGA
- a CDS encoding PilZ domain-containing protein gives MLELPKRFSTLEFATIEIYGRMGKLQGTMKNLSKSGCFVELTKGTYVPKEGDLIHLTFALTSINKIRSVSGQVIWNKGVGFGIMFIRKMDVSKKILKNNYA, from the coding sequence ATGCTAGAGCTTCCAAAACGATTTTCAACTCTTGAATTTGCAACTATAGAAATCTACGGAAGAATGGGCAAGCTCCAAGGCACGATGAAAAATCTCTCAAAATCTGGATGTTTTGTGGAGCTAACCAAAGGAACCTACGTTCCGAAAGAGGGGGACCTCATTCATTTAACTTTTGCACTGACTTCGATTAACAAAATTAGATCCGTATCAGGGCAAGTTATCTGGAATAAAGGAGTAGGGTTTGGAATTATGTTTATTAGGAAAATGGACGTATCGAAAAAAATTTTAAAGAATAACTATGCTTAA
- a CDS encoding uracil phosphoribosyltransferase — protein MNHHYGPQVSILDKPNLISVLTNLCSPKTVQPLINQYVKYLYSELIATVINSELLLEEVAVPTRMTSDHPDKLLTAKIINPNQKAICVNLARAGTYPSHLCYEQLHMFLKQEYIRQDHIFAARMTNDDYQVTSTLLDGFKIGGDVDQALVLIPDPMGATGTTIISTIEHYKRKIPGKAKKYIAIHLIITPEYIRRVLQIHPDVKIYALRVDRGLSSPKVLHAEPGLFWDEEKGLNAKDYIVPGAGGFGEIMNNSFV, from the coding sequence ATGAATCACCATTATGGACCCCAAGTTTCTATTCTCGATAAACCAAATCTAATCAGTGTACTCACGAATCTATGCTCGCCTAAAACAGTGCAACCTTTAATAAATCAATATGTCAAATACCTATACTCCGAACTGATAGCCACTGTGATAAATTCAGAATTACTTCTTGAAGAAGTGGCTGTCCCAACCCGTATGACATCCGATCATCCTGATAAGCTGCTGACAGCCAAAATCATTAACCCAAATCAAAAAGCAATTTGTGTGAACCTGGCCAGAGCAGGAACCTATCCAAGCCATCTATGCTATGAACAACTTCATATGTTTTTAAAACAGGAATACATAAGGCAGGATCATATCTTTGCAGCCCGTATGACCAATGATGACTACCAAGTTACCAGTACTTTACTAGATGGGTTCAAAATTGGAGGAGATGTGGATCAGGCCTTGGTTCTAATTCCTGACCCCATGGGGGCCACTGGCACTACTATTATTTCTACTATTGAACATTACAAAAGGAAAATACCAGGTAAGGCAAAAAAATATATAGCCATTCATTTAATCATAACTCCTGAATATATTAGAAGGGTCCTTCAAATCCATCCAGATGTTAAGATATACGCCTTACGTGTTGATAGAGGATTATCTAGTCCAAAAGTTTTGCACGCCGAACCAGGACTCTTTTGGGATGAAGAAAAAGGACTTAATGCGAAAGATTATATTGTTCCTGGTGCTGGTGGTTTTGGCGAAATTATGAATAACTCCTTTGTCTAA